From one Rhodamnia argentea isolate NSW1041297 chromosome 1, ASM2092103v1, whole genome shotgun sequence genomic stretch:
- the LOC115733052 gene encoding TMV resistance protein N-like isoform X1 — translation MASSSSSSSSKPRKSYDVFLSFRGPDVRNYFLGHLYTALDGAGISTYKDDEELRKGERISTELMKAIWESRIAVVVFSKSYASSMWCLEELAEIMKRKEQGDLMVFPVFYKVEPCEVRTPRESYLEGMAKHEGKFGKDSVRVTRWKNALSDAGSLSGWHFTDGYEAGLIQHIVQEISTQLDRVPLDVAKYPVGIDSRVQKLRTILNLQSKDDVLMVGLWGQGGVGKTTLAKAIYNEVFREFQGSSFSERVRENCKSPSGMVALQEKLLSELLLGKTFTVYSVARGSRLIQDRLHNKRVLIILDDVDDAWQLDALAGNCQWFGNGSRIIITTRDKHILVSHGVNRDHMYEVEALDNSAALELFRKHAFQGNQEIEISNNLVDRVLHYARGLPLALEVLGSSLCGRGENEWKSTLQKLAKSPNKKINDVLKVSYDGLEDYAKEIFLDIACFFKGRRPEYIKKILDSCDFDTTIGISNLIERSLIREEKGTLQMHDLIQSMGMDIVKEECRDDPGKRSRLWLYDDVLDVLLGDVGTDSIKAIVLELPKPEVKYIGPNAFTNMRKLRLLILHNVENSFSGPIHLPNELRWFEWPRCASIPEFRDGPKKLVGLDLSNTNIGGLLTQFKCFEKLKFMNLSMCQSLVYMPDLSCTPNLEELNLSWCENLEHAHESVAYHGKLRKLDLGWCSKLQRFPEIPNKNKRLREVILQRTSIEELPASIENLVSLEKMDLHFCKKLAILPSSIYRLQNLLELGLYGCSKLIKFPKEEDSSDPHTKMGFPMLLQLDIKGCHLSEVEFLENFSCFPRLESLDLSGNNFTNVPTCEKLYSLEHLYISDCQQLQEIPKVPEKLRKLKATSCKSLSRIPPNLFDVEDVELCSCHELVRNGLSVNDWFKLEEKFHGKTHRRTVLPGGEMPKWLLPNKEGYISFVVSKDLYKKFLGVAFCFVFRAEGKEVCSFTLNVSVNGNQGTDYYDSFRSSNLDHVYLGYRKTKDMWRGDDFGPNGPSHFHFSIKVDGDPSSKTIVKKCGFRLICKPLENDLEVLLQDGQLLDPALLYEVGYEDSQMSLEKESSSETGDLQDSQTSTEEEGSSELVYKGFDIADFSIEKHRYSHINSRYRNVRPGGEMPKEFVLVEDCAISFMASQDLYDKFLGLVLCVVFGVEDGKKEISFDIVPHVGGQRRNELAGTLGSFDSDHMWIQYLVPYVLWGNVGGSS, via the exons atggcttcttcttcttcttcttcttcttccaaaccTAGAAAGAGTTATGacgtcttcttgagtttcagaggtCCAGATGTCCGCAATTACTTCCTTGGTCATCTCTACACAGCTCTAGATGGGGCGGGAATAAGCACTTACAAGGACGATGAAGAACTGAGGAAGGGAGAGCGAATATCGACCGAGCTCATGAAGGCGATTTGGGAGTCGCGCATTGCGGTCGTCGTTTTCTCCAAGAGCTACGCCTCTTCGATGTGGTGTTTGGAAGAGTTGGCGGAAATCATGAAGCGCAAGGAGCAAGGAGACCTCATGGTCTTTCCGGTGTTTTATAAAGTGGAACCCTGTGAAGTGAGAACACCGAGAGAGAGTTACTTAGAAGGTATGGCTAAGCATGAGGGCAAGTTCGGGAAGGATTCGGTGAGAGTAACGAGATGGAAGAATGCTCTTTCTGATGCTGGTAGCTTGTCCGGATGGCATTTTACTGATGG ATATGAAGCGGGGCTTATACAACATATTGTACAGGAGATCTCAACTCAACTAGATCGAGTGCCACTAGATGTAGCCAAATatccggttgggatagattCCCGAGTACAAAAGCTTAGAACAATCTTGAATCTACAGTCCAAGGATGATGTTCTTATGGTAGGATTATGGGGACAAGGAGGCGTAGGGAAGACAACCCTTGCTAAAGCCATTTATAACGAGGTGTTTAGAGAGTTTCAAGGTTCTAGTTTCTCAGAACGTGTTagggaaaattgcaaaagtcCCAGTGGTATGGttgctttgcaagaaaaattgctATCGGAGTTATTATTGGGGAAGACCTTTACAGTTTATAGTGTTGCAAGAGGAAGTCGTTTGATTCAAGATAGACTCCATAATAAAAGAGTTCTCATTATCCtcgatgatgttgatgatgcATGGCAACTAGATGCTTTAGCTGGAAATTGCCAATGGTTCGGCAATGGAAGTAGGATAATTATCACAACAAGAGATAAGCATATTCTAGTTTCTCATGGGGTAAATCGGGATCATATGTATGAAGTTGAAGCTCTTGACAATAGTGCAGCTCTTGAACTTTTTAGAAAGCATGCTTTTCAAGGAaatcaagaaatagaaataagcaACAATCTTGTTGACAGGGTTTTACATTATGCTAGAGGCCTTCCTTTGGCTCTTGAAGTATTGGGTTCTTCCTTGTGTGGTAGAGgagaaaatgaatggaaaagtACCCTGCAAAAACTTGCCAAAAGtcccaacaaaaaaatcaatgacgTGCTAAAGGTAAGTTATGATGGATTGGAAGACTATGCAAAGGAgatttttctcgatattgctTGTTTCTTCAAGGGGCGTCGTCCAGAGTACATCAAGAAAATTCTTGATAGTTGTGATTTTGACACAACTATCGGGATAAGCAATCTCATTGAGCGCTCCTTGATTAGGGAAGAGAAAGGGACCTTACAAATGCATGACTTAATACAATCAATGGGTATGGAtattgttaaagaagaatgtcGAGATGATCCTGGAAAACGCAGTAGGTTATGGCTTTATgatgatgttcttgatgttctaCTTGGAGATGTG GGAACAGATTCGAtaaaagccatagtgttggAGCTTCCAAAGCCAGAAGTGAAGTATATCGGCCCAAATGCTTTCACAAACATGAGAAAGTTGAGGTTACTCATCCTGCATAATGTAGagaattctttttctggtccCATCCATCTGCCTAATGAGTTAAGGTGGTTTGAATGGCCTCGATGTGCCTCGATTCCAGAATTTAGAGATGGTCCAAAGAAGTTAGTTGGACTTGATCTATCAAATACCAACATCGGAGGACTGCTGACACAATTTAAG tgctttgaaaaattgaaattcatgAACCTCAGCATGTGTCAGTCGCTGGTTTATATGCCGGACCTCTCTTGTACTCCGAATCTTGAGGAATTAAATCTCTCTTGGTGCGAAAACTTGGAGCATGCCCATGAATCAGTTGCATATCATGGCAAGTTACGGAAGTTAGATTTAGGTTGGTGTTCCAAATTGCAAAGATTCCCTGAGattccaaataaaaacaaaaggttgCGAGAAGTAATTTTACAACGGacttcaattgaggaacttcctGCATCCATAGAAAACCTTGTCTCTCTCGAGAAAATGGATTTACATTTTTGCAAGAAACTAGCAATCCTTCCATCTAGCATTTACAGGTTGCAAAATCTTCTCGAGCTGGGGCTTTATGGCTGCTCAAAGCTAATCAAGTTTCCAAAGGAGGAGGATTCGAGTGATCCTCATACAAAGATGGGATTTCCTATGTTGTTGCAGTTGGATATTAAAGGGTGCCATCTCTCAGAAGTAGAGTTCCTGGagaatttttcttgttttccccgCTTAGAATCTTTGGATTTGTCGGGGAACAATTTTACTAATGTTCCCACATGCGAGAAACTATATTCTTTGGAGCATCTGTATATTTCTGATTGCCAACAACTACAAGAGATCCCTAAGGTTCCagagaaattgagaaaattgaaggcGACTAGTTGCAAATCTCTGAGTAGAATTCCCCCCAACTTATTTGATGTGGAGGATGTTGAGTTATGTTCATGTCATGAGCTGGTCCGTAATGGGTTGTCCGTGAATGATTGGTTCAAGCTTGAGGAG AAATTTCATGGCAAAACTCATCGCCGCACTGTTCTACCTGGAGGAGAGATGCCAAAGTGGTTGCTCCCTAATAAAGAAGGTTATATATCGTTCGTGGTTTCAAAGGATTTGTATAAGAAATTCCTAGGAGTAGCTTTCTGTTTTGTATTTCGAGCAGAAGGAAAGGAGGTTTGCAGCTTTACGCTCAACGTATCTGTTAATGGTAACCAAGGTACGGATTATTATGATTCTTTCCGTTCATCTAATTTGGATCACGTGTATCTTGGGTATCGGAAAACAAAGGATATGTGGAGAGGAGATGATTTTGGTCCAAATGGCCCGAGTCATTTTCACTTTAGCATTAAAGTAGATGGAGACCCAAGTAGCAAGACAATTGTCAAAAAGTGTGGATTTCGACTAATATGCAAGCCATTGGAGAATGATTTGGAGGTTTTGCTTCAAGACGGTCAGTTGCTGGATCCAGCTTTACTCTACGAAGTTGGGTATGAAGACAGTCAAATGAGCTTAGAGAAGGAAAGTTCAAGTGAAACAGGAGATTTACAAGATAGTCAAACTAGCACCGAAGAAGAAGGTTCAAGCGAATTAGTTTACAAAGGATTCGACATTGCTGACTTCTCAattgag AAGCATCGCTATTCCCATATTAATTCTCGTTATCGAAATGTTCGCCCTGGTGGAGAGATGCCAAAGGAGTTTGTCCTTGTTGAAGATTGTGCCATATCATTCATGGCTTCACAGGACTTGTATGACAAGTTCCTAGGATTGGTCCTCTGTGTTGTTTTCGGTGTTGaagatggaaaaaaggaaatatcttTCGATATCGTGCCACATGTTGGCGGCCAAAGGCGGAATGAGCTAGCGGGAACTCTCGGTTCATTTGATTCAGATCACATGTGGATTCAATATCTCGTACCATATGTGCTTTGGGGGAATGTTGGAGGGAGCAGTTGA